The Zobellia alginiliquefaciens genome contains a region encoding:
- a CDS encoding MotA/TolQ/ExbB proton channel family protein, with product MMLFQDMAQDPAAADVMSEEKTLSVIDLIFNGGTGSVLIITVLFIMLFVALYIYFERIFAIKAASKIDSNFMNQIRDHVTNGKLEAAKLLCAQTDSPVARLTEKGVSRIGKPLDDINTAIENAGTLEVYKLEKNVSILATVAGAAPMIGFLGTVIGMILAFHEMATSGGQAEMGSLASGIYTAMTTTVAGLIVGIIAYIGYNHLVNRTDKVVHKMEANAVEFLDLLNEPL from the coding sequence ATGATGTTATTTCAAGATATGGCTCAAGATCCTGCAGCTGCGGATGTTATGTCAGAAGAGAAGACACTTTCCGTTATCGATTTGATATTTAATGGCGGTACAGGTAGTGTGCTTATTATAACGGTACTTTTTATCATGTTGTTCGTTGCACTCTATATTTACTTTGAGCGTATTTTTGCTATAAAAGCGGCCTCAAAGATAGATAGCAACTTTATGAACCAGATTCGGGATCATGTTACCAATGGTAAATTGGAAGCGGCAAAATTACTTTGTGCGCAAACCGATTCCCCGGTTGCAAGATTAACCGAAAAAGGAGTTTCTCGTATAGGAAAGCCGTTGGATGATATCAATACGGCTATTGAAAATGCAGGAACCTTAGAGGTGTATAAACTAGAGAAGAACGTGAGCATTTTAGCAACTGTTGCCGGTGCTGCACCAATGATCGGGTTCCTAGGAACTGTAATTGGTATGATTTTGGCATTCCATGAAATGGCAACAAGTGGTGGACAGGCCGAAATGGGCTCATTGGCATCGGGTATCTATACGGCCATGACTACTACCGTTGCGGGACTTATTGTTGGTATTATAGCGTATATAGGATATAACCACCTTGTGAACAGAACCGATAAAGTGGTTCATAAAATGGAGGCTAATGCCGTAGAGTTTTTAGACTTGTTGAACGAACCTTTATAA
- the gltB gene encoding glutamate synthase large subunit produces the protein MTLKKQGLYLPEFEHDNCGAGFICSLKGKKSNDIIHKALEILDKLEHRGAVSSDGKTGDGAGILIDIPHDFFKAVCDFELPEPGKYAVGNIFLPQKENQREFCTSTFEENIKKQGLKLLGWRDVPVNRSIPGRVAMETEPYVKQVFIAKENEEQDYFNFNLKLFIARKVTEHAVINSKLSESKFFYVPSLSTKIIIFKGLLMPKDISLYYKDLMDSRVVTRLSLVHQRFSTNTFPTWDLAQPFRYMCHNGEINTLRGNVSRMRSREELLKSDWFGDEIKSILPVILPGKSDSATMDMVVELLLMTGRSLPEVMMILVPEAWEKNPDMSEAKRAFYEYHSCMMEPWDGPASVPFTDGNYIGAVLDRNGLRPSRYTVTKDDYVIMSSETGVVQIAPENVEFHGRLEPGKMFLVNMEEGRIINDEEIKEDIASRQPYKEWLDKNLVHLKNIPYNDCPLFLGEASLEKRKSVFGYTLEDINTIILPMGKTAKEPIGSMGSDTPIAVLSQRPQLIYNYFQQLFAQVTNPPLDGIREELITDISLTLGSDHNIFDFSELHCRKLKIQNPVISKEDLDKIKNYDASPDYKVVSIPTLYEINRGHNGLEDALESILDQASKAIDQGANIIILSDRNVNESQAPIPALLACSYVNSGLQRLGKRSKLSVIIESAEPREVHHFCLLFGFGASAINPYLVNEIIGEQIEEHDITDFTFEEAVKNYNKAIGKGILKVMNKIGISTLNSYRGSQLFECIGINSKVVDKYFPNTPTRIQGIGLYQIEKEVAKRHKKAFSTKEVAANLDLEIGGEYRWRRDGEKHMFNPLTVAKLQKAVRGNENDTYKEYSSMVNEQSKNLMTIRGLFEFSNYDPIPLEEVEPWTEIVKRFKTGAMSYGSISKEAHENLAIAMNRIGGKSNSGEGGEDSERFYKNATGDWKNSAIKQVASGRFGVTSDYLTNAKEIQIKMAQGAKPGEGGQLPGPKVNPSIAKTRNSTPYVGLISPPPHHDIYSIEDLSQLIYDLKSANREARINVKLVSEVGVGTVAAGVSKAKADVVLISGFDGGTGASPLTSLKHAGLPWELGVAEAQQTLVMNDLRNRIVLECDGQLKTGRDVAVACLLGAEEFGFATAPLVASGCIMMRVCHLNTCPVGIATQNPELRKKFAGKPEHVVNYMYFVAQELREIMAQLGFRTINEMVGQVQKLDRKKAIDHYKSAGIDLTPILYEVDVPAGTKFYNTQAQTHDIDKSIEFDIIAKANPSLFRKEKLTLDFPIKNTDRAVGAIISNEISKVYGAQGLPINTLKLNFTGSAGQSFGAFATRGLTMTVNGNTNDYLGKGLSGAKLVIKVPEKSTIVPEDNVITGNVTLYGATAGRAYINGKAGERFCVRNSGAKAVVEGIGDHGCEYMTGGVAVILGEVGRNFGAGMSGGIAFIYDDKNTFRKKCNNEDLNLLSVTEDDDIKQLKDLIESHYNATLSPLAQRILEKWEDCLPKFVKVLPEEYKQALLRMEREKLETI, from the coding sequence ATGACGTTGAAGAAGCAAGGGTTGTACCTACCGGAATTTGAACATGACAACTGTGGCGCAGGTTTTATCTGCAGCCTTAAAGGAAAAAAATCTAATGATATCATCCATAAGGCACTGGAGATATTAGATAAGTTAGAGCACCGTGGTGCTGTTAGTTCAGATGGAAAAACCGGTGATGGTGCAGGTATACTTATAGATATACCACATGATTTTTTTAAGGCAGTTTGCGATTTTGAACTTCCGGAACCAGGTAAATATGCCGTAGGTAACATATTCTTACCTCAAAAAGAGAATCAGCGTGAATTCTGCACTTCTACTTTTGAAGAAAACATAAAAAAACAAGGTCTAAAATTGCTAGGCTGGAGAGATGTTCCTGTAAACCGATCTATTCCGGGTCGTGTTGCCATGGAAACCGAACCTTATGTTAAACAGGTTTTCATTGCAAAAGAAAATGAAGAGCAGGACTATTTTAACTTCAACCTTAAATTGTTCATTGCAAGAAAAGTTACGGAACATGCCGTAATCAATTCAAAACTTTCGGAAAGCAAGTTCTTCTATGTGCCTAGCCTTTCCACAAAAATCATCATATTCAAAGGGCTTTTGATGCCTAAAGACATCAGCCTATACTATAAAGATTTAATGGATTCTCGTGTGGTAACCCGTTTATCACTGGTTCACCAACGATTTTCTACAAATACATTCCCTACTTGGGATTTGGCACAGCCTTTCCGCTATATGTGTCACAACGGTGAAATAAACACCCTTCGTGGTAACGTATCTAGAATGCGCTCACGCGAAGAGTTATTAAAGAGTGATTGGTTCGGAGACGAAATAAAAAGTATACTACCTGTAATACTTCCAGGAAAATCAGATTCGGCCACCATGGATATGGTAGTTGAACTATTGCTAATGACCGGTAGATCTTTACCTGAGGTAATGATGATTTTAGTACCGGAAGCTTGGGAGAAGAATCCGGATATGTCCGAAGCTAAAAGAGCTTTCTACGAGTACCACTCTTGTATGATGGAACCATGGGACGGACCGGCGTCTGTTCCGTTTACCGATGGAAATTACATTGGTGCCGTTCTTGACCGGAATGGTTTAAGACCTTCACGTTATACCGTAACGAAAGATGACTACGTAATAATGTCATCTGAAACCGGTGTTGTGCAAATTGCTCCAGAAAACGTGGAATTTCACGGAAGATTGGAACCAGGTAAGATGTTCTTGGTAAACATGGAAGAAGGCCGCATCATTAATGATGAAGAAATTAAGGAAGATATTGCCAGTCGCCAACCTTATAAAGAATGGTTAGACAAAAATTTGGTTCACCTAAAGAACATACCTTATAATGACTGTCCGTTATTTTTAGGCGAAGCTTCTCTAGAAAAACGTAAATCGGTTTTTGGATATACGCTTGAAGATATCAATACCATTATCCTTCCTATGGGAAAAACTGCTAAAGAACCTATTGGTTCTATGGGGTCTGATACTCCAATTGCAGTATTATCTCAGCGCCCACAGTTGATCTATAATTATTTCCAACAATTATTCGCTCAGGTAACGAACCCGCCTTTAGATGGTATTCGTGAAGAATTGATTACAGATATTAGTCTTACCCTAGGTAGTGACCACAATATATTTGACTTCTCCGAATTGCATTGTCGAAAATTAAAAATTCAGAATCCGGTTATATCCAAAGAAGATTTGGATAAAATCAAAAACTATGATGCTAGTCCTGACTATAAAGTAGTTTCCATCCCAACCCTTTACGAAATAAATAGAGGCCACAACGGTTTGGAAGACGCCTTAGAGTCTATTCTTGACCAAGCATCTAAAGCTATTGATCAGGGCGCGAACATCATCATCCTTTCGGATAGAAATGTAAACGAATCCCAAGCACCAATTCCAGCACTACTTGCCTGTTCCTATGTAAACAGTGGTCTACAGCGTTTAGGAAAGAGAAGTAAACTAAGTGTTATTATTGAGTCTGCAGAACCAAGAGAAGTGCACCATTTCTGCCTATTGTTCGGTTTTGGAGCCAGTGCAATTAACCCATACTTGGTAAACGAAATTATTGGAGAGCAGATTGAAGAGCATGACATTACCGACTTCACTTTTGAGGAAGCCGTTAAGAACTATAACAAAGCCATTGGCAAGGGTATTCTTAAGGTAATGAACAAAATTGGTATTTCTACTTTAAATTCATACCGAGGTTCTCAACTTTTTGAGTGTATAGGTATCAATAGTAAAGTGGTTGACAAATATTTCCCTAATACACCTACCCGTATTCAAGGTATCGGCTTGTATCAAATAGAGAAAGAAGTTGCAAAGCGCCACAAGAAAGCTTTTAGTACAAAAGAAGTTGCTGCCAACCTTGACCTAGAAATAGGTGGGGAATATCGTTGGAGACGTGATGGCGAAAAACATATGTTCAACCCATTAACGGTTGCAAAACTTCAAAAAGCGGTACGTGGTAATGAGAACGACACCTATAAGGAGTATTCTTCTATGGTGAACGAACAGTCAAAAAATTTGATGACCATTCGTGGTTTATTCGAATTCTCTAACTACGACCCTATTCCATTGGAAGAGGTAGAACCATGGACTGAAATCGTAAAGCGCTTTAAGACCGGAGCTATGTCTTACGGGTCTATTAGTAAAGAAGCCCACGAGAACTTGGCTATTGCCATGAACCGTATTGGCGGTAAAAGTAATTCTGGTGAAGGAGGAGAAGATTCTGAGCGTTTCTACAAAAACGCTACGGGAGACTGGAAAAACAGCGCCATAAAACAAGTTGCATCAGGTCGTTTTGGAGTTACCTCCGATTACCTTACCAATGCAAAAGAAATACAGATTAAAATGGCACAGGGTGCCAAGCCAGGAGAAGGAGGTCAACTACCTGGTCCTAAAGTGAACCCTTCCATTGCTAAAACTAGAAACTCTACACCGTATGTAGGTTTAATTTCACCTCCACCACACCACGATATTTATTCGATCGAAGATCTTTCTCAGTTGATATATGATTTAAAATCAGCCAACAGAGAAGCACGAATAAACGTGAAATTAGTTTCCGAGGTTGGTGTAGGTACAGTTGCCGCTGGGGTTTCTAAAGCAAAAGCAGATGTTGTTCTTATTTCCGGATTTGACGGAGGTACGGGAGCATCTCCATTAACCTCATTGAAACATGCAGGTCTACCATGGGAACTTGGTGTTGCGGAAGCACAGCAAACCTTGGTAATGAATGACCTAAGAAACAGAATCGTTCTTGAATGTGATGGCCAGCTTAAAACCGGTCGTGATGTTGCAGTAGCGTGTTTATTAGGGGCAGAAGAGTTTGGTTTTGCCACAGCTCCACTTGTAGCTTCAGGTTGTATTATGATGCGTGTTTGTCATTTGAACACATGCCCAGTAGGTATTGCAACCCAAAATCCGGAATTACGTAAGAAATTTGCAGGTAAGCCGGAGCACGTTGTCAACTACATGTATTTTGTTGCTCAGGAACTACGTGAAATTATGGCTCAATTAGGTTTCAGAACCATCAACGAAATGGTTGGTCAAGTTCAGAAGCTAGACCGTAAGAAAGCAATTGACCATTACAAATCCGCAGGTATCGATTTAACTCCAATTTTATATGAAGTTGATGTGCCAGCCGGAACTAAGTTCTACAACACTCAAGCACAAACCCACGATATTGATAAATCAATTGAATTTGATATCATCGCAAAAGCGAATCCTTCTTTATTTAGAAAAGAAAAACTAACATTAGATTTTCCTATTAAAAATACAGACCGTGCAGTTGGAGCCATCATCAGTAATGAGATTTCTAAAGTATACGGAGCACAGGGATTACCAATAAATACTTTAAAACTGAACTTTACAGGTTCTGCAGGACAAAGTTTTGGTGCTTTTGCCACCAGAGGTTTAACCATGACCGTTAATGGGAATACAAATGATTACCTAGGAAAAGGTTTATCTGGGGCTAAGCTGGTAATTAAAGTTCCCGAAAAATCTACCATCGTACCAGAAGACAACGTAATCACGGGTAATGTCACCCTTTACGGAGCCACAGCCGGTCGTGCTTATATTAACGGAAAGGCCGGTGAACGTTTCTGCGTTCGTAACTCCGGTGCCAAAGCTGTAGTAGAAGGTATTGGTGATCATGGTTGTGAATATATGACCGGCGGTGTTGCCGTAATTCTTGGTGAAGTTGGAAGAAACTTTGGTGCAGGTATGAGCGGCGGAATTGCTTTTATCTATGATGATAAAAATACCTTCAGAAAAAAATGCAATAACGAAGACCTGAATTTATTATCGGTTACCGAAGATGACGATATCAAACAATTGAAAGATTTAATCGAAAGTCACTACAACGCTACTTTGAGTCCGCTTGCACAGCGTATTTTAGAGAAGTGGGAAGATTGCCTACCTAAATTCGTTAAGGTTCTACCGGAAGAATACAAACAGGCACTACTACGTATGGAAAGAGAAAAATTAGAAACTATTTAA
- a CDS encoding acyl-CoA dehydrogenase family protein has product MDFSLSEEHLMIRQAARDFAQNELLPGVIERDDAQKFPTEQIKKLGELGFLGMMTDSKYNGSGMDTLSYVIAMEELSKIDASASVVVSVNNSLVCWGLEMFANEEQKQKYLTRLASGEVIGAFCLSEPEAGSDATSQKTTAIDKGDHYILNGTKNWITNGGTADTYLVIAQTDKEKGHKGINALIVEKGMPGFEIGPKENKLGIRGSDTHSLNFNDVKVPKENRIGEDGFGFKFAMKTLAGGRIGIAAQALGIAAGAYELALKYSKQRKAFGTEIANHQAIAFKLADMHVQIEAARNLVYKAAWEKDQGKNYDLSGAIAKLYASQVAMDTTVEAVQIHGGNGFVKDYHVERLMRDAKITQIYEGTSEIQKIVISRSILKD; this is encoded by the coding sequence ATGGATTTCTCATTATCGGAAGAACATTTAATGATTAGGCAAGCCGCTCGTGATTTTGCACAAAATGAACTGCTACCAGGCGTGATCGAAAGGGACGACGCTCAAAAATTCCCCACGGAGCAAATTAAAAAGCTTGGAGAACTTGGTTTTCTAGGAATGATGACGGACTCCAAATATAATGGCAGCGGCATGGACACTCTATCCTATGTAATAGCCATGGAAGAACTTTCAAAAATTGACGCATCCGCATCAGTGGTCGTTTCGGTTAACAATTCCCTGGTTTGCTGGGGACTTGAAATGTTTGCCAATGAGGAACAAAAACAAAAATACCTTACACGTTTGGCTTCCGGAGAAGTCATTGGGGCGTTTTGCCTTTCCGAACCTGAAGCAGGTAGTGATGCCACTTCTCAAAAAACAACAGCAATAGACAAAGGAGACCATTATATATTGAATGGCACCAAAAACTGGATCACCAATGGTGGAACGGCAGATACATATTTGGTAATCGCCCAGACAGATAAAGAAAAAGGACACAAAGGCATTAACGCACTTATTGTTGAAAAAGGAATGCCCGGTTTTGAAATAGGACCAAAAGAAAATAAATTAGGTATTCGCGGTAGTGACACCCATTCCCTTAATTTCAATGATGTTAAAGTCCCAAAAGAAAATAGAATTGGCGAAGATGGCTTTGGTTTTAAATTTGCCATGAAAACTCTTGCCGGAGGACGCATAGGTATTGCTGCACAAGCTCTAGGTATTGCAGCAGGTGCTTACGAACTTGCCCTTAAATATTCAAAACAAAGAAAAGCTTTTGGCACAGAAATAGCCAACCACCAAGCCATTGCTTTTAAATTAGCAGATATGCATGTCCAGATCGAAGCTGCACGTAACCTAGTATATAAGGCTGCATGGGAAAAGGACCAAGGCAAGAATTATGATTTATCAGGTGCTATTGCCAAACTATACGCTTCACAAGTAGCAATGGACACAACGGTAGAAGCCGTGCAAATTCACGGAGGTAACGGTTTTGTGAAGGATTACCACGTAGAGCGCCTTATGAGAGACGCTAAGATAACTCAGATTTATGAAGGCACTTCTGAAATTCAAAAAATTGTAATATCGCGAAGTATACTAAAGGATTAA
- a CDS encoding Glu/Leu/Phe/Val dehydrogenase dimerization domain-containing protein: MKELLQAYENKSPEIVFNWKDSETEAEGWTVINSLRGGAAGGGTRMREGLDMNEVLSLAKTMEVKFTVSGPPIGGAKSGINFNPKDPRKKGVLERWYHAVSPLLKSYYGTGGDLNVDEIHEVIPITEDAGVWHPQEGVFNGHFRPSEADKINRIGQLRLGVVKALENSNLSPEVSRKYTVADMITGYGVAEAVKHYYDIYGGNVVGKRAVIQGFGNVGSAAAYYLAQMGAKIVGIIDRAGGVINENGFSFEEIKTFFLNKDGNNLIAGADEMIPFEEINERIWSLQTEIFAPCAASRLVTKNQISSLIETGLEVISCGANVPFADKEIFFGPIMEYTDGKVSLIPDFISNCGMARVFAYFMEKRVGIDDELIFNDTSETIRKAILNTYKQNSSKENISQTAFEIALKQLI, translated from the coding sequence ATGAAAGAGTTACTACAGGCATACGAGAATAAATCACCGGAAATAGTCTTTAATTGGAAAGACAGTGAGACCGAAGCAGAAGGTTGGACGGTCATAAATTCACTGAGAGGTGGAGCAGCAGGTGGCGGAACAAGAATGCGAGAAGGGTTGGATATGAACGAGGTGCTTTCGCTGGCAAAAACAATGGAAGTTAAATTTACGGTTTCCGGGCCACCAATAGGCGGAGCTAAGTCCGGTATAAATTTTAATCCAAAGGATCCTAGGAAAAAAGGAGTCCTTGAACGTTGGTATCATGCAGTATCGCCATTATTGAAAAGCTATTACGGTACAGGTGGCGATCTTAATGTAGACGAAATACACGAAGTTATACCTATTACAGAAGATGCTGGTGTTTGGCATCCGCAAGAGGGAGTTTTTAATGGTCATTTTAGGCCTTCCGAAGCTGATAAGATCAATAGGATAGGGCAATTACGACTTGGGGTCGTAAAGGCGTTGGAAAACAGTAATTTATCACCCGAAGTATCTAGGAAATATACCGTTGCGGATATGATTACCGGTTATGGTGTTGCGGAGGCTGTAAAACATTATTATGATATTTATGGTGGCAATGTAGTTGGTAAAAGAGCTGTAATCCAAGGTTTTGGTAATGTGGGTAGTGCTGCAGCGTACTATTTGGCGCAAATGGGTGCTAAAATAGTTGGAATTATAGATCGCGCCGGCGGCGTAATCAATGAGAATGGGTTCTCGTTTGAAGAAATTAAGACCTTCTTCCTTAATAAGGATGGTAACAATTTAATAGCGGGTGCGGATGAGATGATTCCTTTTGAGGAAATCAATGAACGCATCTGGTCCTTGCAAACAGAAATTTTTGCACCTTGCGCAGCGTCGCGGTTAGTGACCAAAAATCAAATAAGTAGTTTAATTGAAACGGGATTGGAAGTTATTTCCTGCGGGGCAAACGTGCCTTTTGCGGATAAGGAAATTTTCTTTGGCCCTATAATGGAATACACAGATGGGAAGGTTAGTTTAATACCTGATTTTATTTCTAACTGTGGAATGGCGCGCGTTTTTGCTTACTTTATGGAGAAAAGGGTAGGTATTGATGATGAGCTTATCTTTAACGACACTTCGGAAACTATCCGGAAAGCTATTTTGAACACCTATAAACAAAACTCTTCAAAAGAGAATATCAGCCAAACGGCATTTGAAATTGCATTAAAACAACTAATATAA
- a CDS encoding energy transducer TonB has product MSFLDTRHKKKSFTLTTFLLSVLLLVLFYIGLTYMDPPIENGISVNFGTTNFGSGTVQPKEKIRSEPVETPPVEPSKQEEVVEDVEDVAADVPEEVVAEEAPAEKVLTQENEESIKIKKAQDAKKKAEEAEKAAKKKAEDAQKKAQAEAAKKAQEKKAAEEKARKEQEAKKKKLDALIGGISKSDGNASGSEGDDNRAGDKGQPDGDPYATSYYGSPGSGSGTGGYGLNGRSLVGKGQVKQQCNEEGRVVVKIIVDRNGNVVSATPGVKGTTNNSPCLLDPAKKTAFKHKWNLDSNAPSQQVGFVVVNFKLGE; this is encoded by the coding sequence ATGTCATTCCTAGACACGAGACACAAAAAAAAATCATTCACGCTTACTACTTTTTTATTAAGCGTGCTCTTGCTTGTATTGTTTTATATAGGCCTTACCTATATGGACCCACCTATCGAAAACGGGATTTCCGTTAATTTCGGTACTACCAACTTTGGTAGTGGTACTGTACAGCCCAAAGAGAAGATTCGTTCGGAACCCGTAGAGACCCCGCCTGTAGAACCTTCTAAACAAGAAGAAGTTGTTGAAGATGTAGAGGATGTAGCAGCAGATGTGCCCGAAGAAGTTGTTGCTGAAGAAGCTCCTGCGGAAAAGGTTTTGACGCAAGAGAACGAGGAATCCATTAAAATTAAAAAAGCTCAGGACGCTAAAAAGAAAGCAGAAGAAGCAGAAAAAGCCGCCAAGAAAAAGGCGGAAGACGCTCAGAAAAAAGCTCAGGCCGAAGCTGCAAAAAAGGCACAAGAAAAGAAAGCTGCTGAGGAGAAGGCCCGTAAAGAGCAAGAGGCCAAAAAGAAAAAGCTAGATGCTCTTATTGGCGGAATCAGTAAATCCGATGGAAACGCTTCGGGTAGTGAAGGTGATGATAATAGAGCGGGGGACAAAGGCCAACCTGATGGTGATCCTTATGCAACAAGTTATTACGGTAGCCCTGGCTCCGGTAGTGGAACGGGTGGTTACGGACTTAACGGCCGTTCTTTGGTCGGTAAAGGTCAGGTAAAGCAGCAATGCAACGAAGAAGGTAGGGTAGTGGTGAAAATCATTGTAGACCGAAACGGTAATGTGGTAAGTGCCACCCCAGGTGTTAAGGGAACTACCAATAATAGTCCTTGTCTATTGGATCCAGCAAAGAAAACTGCTTTTAAGCATAAATGGAACTTAGATTCTAATGCGCCTAGTCAACAGGTAGGTTTTGTGGTAGTCAACTTTAAATTGGGAGAGTGA
- a CDS encoding ExbD/TolR family protein, translating into MKLRGRNKVSPDFSMSSMTDIVFLLLIFFMLTANSPNALDLLLPKAKGKSTNTQNVSVSIDKNLQYYVNNERINGEYIEIELKKALEGQDKPTIILRAEESVAIKEAVNVMDIANRNSYKVILAVRPD; encoded by the coding sequence ATGAAACTAAGGGGAAGAAACAAGGTTAGTCCGGATTTTAGCATGTCTTCAATGACAGATATCGTATTTCTGTTATTGATATTCTTCATGCTTACTGCAAACTCACCCAATGCTTTGGATCTATTACTTCCTAAGGCAAAAGGTAAGTCTACTAATACGCAAAACGTATCTGTAAGTATAGATAAGAACTTACAGTACTACGTCAATAACGAGAGAATTAACGGAGAATACATAGAAATTGAACTAAAAAAGGCACTAGAAGGACAAGATAAACCCACTATTATTTTAAGGGCGGAAGAAAGCGTTGCCATCAAAGAAGCGGTAAACGTTATGGATATTGCCAATAGAAATAGTTATAAGGTAATCTTGGCTGTGCGACCTGATTAA
- the nhaD gene encoding sodium:proton antiporter NhaD, whose product METIIIIVFLAGYLAITLEHNLKIDKLIPALAMMAILWAIIALTHMDVFEVNTQLRELEPTHLDEILLHHLGKTAEILVFLLGAMTIVEIIDYFDGFATIKGFIRTKSKRKLLWLFSILAFVLSAIIDNLTATIVLITILQKVINDRETRLWFAGMIIITANAGGAWSPIGDVTTTMLWIANKVSALQLVEHVLLPSIVCMVVPVLIATRFKAFQGNIDSDIDTLEEPKSRYGATMLYLGLSAIVFVPFFKTVTHLPPYVGMMLSLAVVATFAEIYSNSKFSISNVEGEGDDATGHHSPVHHSLSKIELPSILFFLGILLAVAALESLGMLFHYAESLNEAIPNTDIVVMLFGIGSAIIDNVPLVAASLGMFSEPMDNPLWHFIAYSAGTGGSMLIIGSAAGVVAMGMEKIDFFWYLKKIAWLALIGFISGAVTFILLRDFVLNA is encoded by the coding sequence ATGGAGACCATTATTATTATTGTATTCCTCGCAGGTTATCTTGCGATTACCCTTGAACATAACCTTAAAATTGACAAGCTAATTCCGGCTCTTGCCATGATGGCTATTCTTTGGGCTATAATTGCTTTAACCCATATGGATGTTTTTGAGGTAAATACACAACTTAGGGAGCTCGAACCCACCCATCTTGATGAAATTCTACTGCATCATTTAGGAAAAACGGCAGAAATTCTAGTGTTTTTGTTAGGGGCGATGACCATTGTGGAAATCATTGATTATTTTGATGGTTTTGCAACTATTAAGGGTTTTATTCGAACTAAAAGTAAACGAAAGCTGTTATGGTTGTTTTCAATACTGGCCTTTGTTCTTTCGGCTATAATAGACAACTTAACTGCTACAATCGTATTGATTACCATATTACAAAAGGTAATTAATGATAGGGAAACCCGCTTGTGGTTTGCCGGTATGATTATTATTACTGCAAATGCTGGTGGTGCATGGTCGCCAATTGGTGATGTTACCACTACAATGTTGTGGATCGCGAACAAAGTATCCGCTTTACAATTGGTGGAACACGTTCTTCTTCCTTCAATAGTTTGTATGGTAGTGCCAGTATTGATAGCTACTAGATTTAAAGCATTTCAGGGTAATATTGATAGTGATATAGATACTTTGGAGGAGCCAAAATCCAGATATGGAGCAACCATGTTGTATTTAGGTTTGAGTGCTATTGTATTTGTACCTTTCTTTAAAACGGTTACGCATTTGCCTCCTTACGTAGGTATGATGTTGTCATTAGCAGTTGTAGCTACCTTCGCTGAAATTTACAGTAATTCAAAATTCAGTATTTCAAATGTAGAAGGAGAAGGAGATGACGCTACAGGTCACCATAGCCCAGTTCACCATTCACTTTCAAAAATTGAACTTCCAAGTATTTTATTTTTCTTAGGTATATTATTAGCGGTTGCAGCTTTAGAATCTTTAGGTATGTTGTTCCATTATGCCGAAAGTTTAAATGAAGCTATTCCTAATACGGACATTGTTGTAATGTTATTTGGTATAGGTTCCGCTATAATTGATAATGTGCCTTTGGTTGCTGCGAGTTTGGGAATGTTCTCAGAGCCAATGGATAATCCATTATGGCATTTCATTGCGTATTCAGCGGGTACAGGTGGTAGTATGTTGATAATCGGGTCTGCTGCGGGTGTTGTTGCCATGGGTATGGAGAAGATAGATTTCTTCTGGTATTTAAAGAAAATAGCATGGTTGGCATTAATCGGTTTTATATCGGGAGCCGTAACTTTTATTTTATTAAGAGATTTTGTATTAAACGCATAA